CCGGGTCGGTTCGCGGCGGGCATCCTGCTGGGCGCGGCGCTGGGCGGCTGCGCGACGCAGCCGGTGGCGCCGCCAGCGCCGTTGCCGATGGCTCCTCCGGCGAGCGATCCGGCGCCGATGACAGCGACTCCAGCGGCTGCGCCAATGCGCGAAACGGTCCGCCTGCGCGAAAGCGGAGCGGGCCGCTACGTGGTCAAGAAGGGCGACACGCTCTGGGATATCTCCCGATATTTCCTGCAGGACGCCTGGCAATGGCCGGAACTGTGGTACGTCAATGGCCAGGTCAGCAACCCGCATCTGATCTATCCCGGTGATGTGCTGACGATCGCCTGGGTCGACGGACATCCGCAACTGATGCGTGAATCCGGCGTTGCGATCGAACGTCTGTCCCCGCAGATTCGCGAAAGCGGGCTCGGCGATGCGATACCGGCGATTCCCTTGGAGGCGATTCGTGACTTCCTGCGTGGCCCGCGCATCGTTTCGCTGGAGGAACTCAACGCCGCACCGTATGTGCTGGCGTTTCTGGATTCGCGCCTGATTGCAGGTGCCGGCGACGGCTTCTACGTGAAAAACCTGCCGCGCGACGAAAGCTACACGTATTCGGTGGTCAACGTTGGCGATGCCTATCGCGACCCGGAAACCGGCGACATCCTGGGCTACGAGGCGATTCCCACGGCCGAGGCCGAAGTCCGCGACTACGGTTCACCGAGCACTGCCGAGCTGGTCAGCAGCTATCGCGAGACGCGCATCGGCAATCGCCTGCTGCCGCGCGAGCTGGAACTGTTCGCCTCGAATTTCTATCCGCATTCTCCGGATGCCGAGCTCGGCGGCACCATCATTTCG
This DNA window, taken from Gammaproteobacteria bacterium, encodes the following:
- a CDS encoding LysM peptidoglycan-binding domain-containing protein produces the protein MRKYSGFAGDGPLRPGRFAAGILLGAALGGCATQPVAPPAPLPMAPPASDPAPMTATPAAAPMRETVRLRESGAGRYVVKKGDTLWDISRYFLQDAWQWPELWYVNGQVSNPHLIYPGDVLTIAWVDGHPQLMRESGVAIERLSPQIRESGLGDAIPAIPLEAIRDFLRGPRIVSLEELNAAPYVLAFLDSRLIAGAGDGFYVKNLPRDESYTYSVVNVGDAYRDPETGDILGYEAIPTAEAEVRDYGSPSTAELVSSYRETRIGNRLLPRELELFASNFYPHSPDAELGGTIISVFDGVSQIGQYQIVAINRGTDQGLEPGHVLSIFQRGRNVKDPYDPASRVQLPDLYAGNLMIFKADARLSYGLVMTAERPLHVLDKVDKPHGAAR